The Toxorhynchites rutilus septentrionalis strain SRP chromosome 3, ASM2978413v1, whole genome shotgun sequence genome includes a region encoding these proteins:
- the LOC129777360 gene encoding probable serine hydrolase, with protein MSDVENIPPSLINLVNQHDRDHGVQEVRIQLPFGEIAGKWWGPQNIRPILCLHGWQDNAGSFDTLIPLLPKHISFLALDFPGHGYSSRIPDGLTYQGINSISLLLAIMAEYGWKKVSFLSHSMGAVFQFVFAALFPNKVDLMISLDSLKPQVLPPEFITSRLSDVIPQHIVADLRNQQKSEPPSYTYAEMVERLHEATFHSISRECCPYLLHRNMKKSMKYPEKYYFTRDSRLKYHVGLAFSQDVCLSMAKQLTMPFLFIKATQSPYFEDKRYYDQVVDVLKAENPFFVLRAVKGKHHVHLTEPERVAPVVTDFLLKYWIKDEDIVSKL; from the coding sequence GTTCAAGAGGTGCGCATACAGCTCCCGTTCGGTGAAATCGCTGGTAAATGGTGGGGCCCTCAGAACATCAGGCCTATCTTGTGTCTTCATGGGTGGCAGGATAATGCAGGTTCATTCGATACGTTAATCCCGCTACTTCCGAAACACATAAGCTTTTTGGCGTTAGACTTCCCGGGACACGGTTATTCTTCACGTATACCGGATGGGCTCACCTATCAGGGTATTAATTCCATCAGTCTCCTGCTTGCCATAATGGCCGAGTATGGTTGGAAGAAAGTCTCCTTCCTCAGTCACTCGATGGGAGCCGTTTTCCAGTTCGTCTTCGCCGCACTCTTCCCCAATAAAGTGGACCTCATGATTTCGTTGGATTCCTTGAAGCCCCAAGTACTACCACCGGAATTCATTACATCCCGACTAAGCGATGTGATCCCGCAGCACATTGTAGCCGATCTTCGTAATCAACAAAAATCCGAACCACCTTCGTACACCTACGCTGAAATGGTGGAACGGCTGCACGAGGCTACGTTCCATTCCATTAGCCGAGAGTGTTGTCCCTATCTACTTCATAGGAACATGAAGAAAAGCATGAAATATCccgaaaaatattatttcacacGCGACAGTCGCTTGAAATATCACGTGGGGCTGGCCTTTTCGCAGGACGTTTGTCTGAGCATGGCGAAACAATTAACGATGCCTTTTCTGTTTATCAAAGCTACACAATCGCCCTACTTTGAGGACAAAAGATATTATGATCAGGTAGTGGATGTACTGAAGGCTGAGAATCCCTTCTTTGTGCTGCGTGCGGTTAAGGGAAAGCACCATGTGCATCTGACTGAACCGGAACGAGTTGCTCCGGTGGTTAcggattttttattgaaatattgGATTAAAGATGAGGATATTGTGAGCAAATTGTGA
- the LOC129777346 gene encoding pre-rRNA-processing protein TSR1 homolog isoform X1, translated as MAIETIHKPGALKQTNKAHKHGKHASKRALDRVAKGKTNIKSVSRKKSRELGRDDRRRQANQIRKNKRQEAMALKRSIGGATTAPFLTCVLPLHNNVDPNSALAIIEGCDEEITVKNASKHIRYVNVPRFRQRFSFLCPETGHGHEIDILDSLKVCDSTILLISATEAEEDVIDKMGAKILNMAMCQGLPTPMVCLMDLESIAPKKRTQVKASVQKLISTVLPDEKIMTLDTTTDGLNLLRRVGGQKRNILHNKSNRPHLFGEKLNYAADMSEANVGTLKVTGFLRGVPLSVNQLVHIPGLGDFQMSAIYAPEDPYKMRKSDEMSSEEIRLLAKANPLQQTSLQRENIPDVMDAEQTWPTEEEIEASKNENKKKLVKRVPKGMSEYQAAWIPDIEEVSEGDEDDDEDDDEDEDEDEEEDYMSCESDTESKLAETEENDDDVEEYEEINISEGPIPADKYDNQMDLDEEKRTLAKLQAAKDDEIYPDEVDTPAKIPAKERFCKYRGLESFRTSPWDVKENLPLDYAKVFQFKNFDRTKRRIIKESQALDAGDAMPGWYIEIHIQNVPQDLWNTYISTGGNDYIVLYGILPHEHQKSVMNVCLKRTPNSTIPIKSKERLIIQCGYRRFIVNPIFSQHTNGDKHKYERFFRPGMTVVATFFAPIQFPPSPVVCFRENPDTSLAMVASGSVINCTPDRVVLKRAVLSGHPFKIHRKLAVIRYMFFNPDDIEYFKPCKLRTKLGRVGHIKESLGTHGHMKCVFDSQLKSHDTVLLYLYKRVFPKWTYEDCVVSCPSGAGPSSSTGSVVSLKEEEAMQE; from the exons atggctattgaaacaatccaCAAACCAGGTGCCTTGAAACAGACCAATAAGGCCCACAAACATGGAAAACATGCCTCAAAGAGGGCACTGGATCGAGTTGCGAAAG GGAAAACTAATATTAAGTCTGTCTCAAGGAAAAAAAGTCGGGAGCTTGGACGAGATGACCGCCGCAGGCAGGCTAATCAAATCCGGAAAAATAAGCGCCAGGAAGCGATGGCTTTGAAAAGATCGATAGGAGGTGCAACAACTGCGCCTTTCCTGACATGCGTTCTGCCCCTGCACAACAATGTGGATCCAAATTCGGCACTGGCTATCATTGAGGGATGCGACGAAGAGATTACGGTGAAAAACGCGTCCAAGCACATTCGCTACGTAAA CGTACCTCGTTTCCGTCAGCGATTCTCATTCTTATGTCCTGAGACTGGTCATGGCCATGAAATTGATATTCTAGATTCCCTAAAGGTTTGTGATTCTACAATTTTGCTAATATCTGCAACCGAGGCGGAAGAAGATGTAATTGATAAAATGGGAGCTAAAATACTAAATATGGCCATGTGCCAAGGGCTTCCCACTCCTATGGTGTGCTTGATGGATTTAGAATCCATTGCTCCGAAGAAGCGCACCCAGGTGAAAGCCAGTGTTCAAAAACTTATTTCCACGGTTCTTCCCGATGAGAAAATTATGACGCTGGATACGACTACTGACGGACTGAACCTGCTTCGCCGAGTTGGTGGACAAAAAAGGAACATTTTGCATAACAAATCGAATCGACCGCATTTGTTCGGAGAGAAGTTGAACTATGCAGCCGATATGAGTGAAGCTAACGTTGGAACGTTGAAGGTGACGGGATTTTTAAGAGGAGTTCCACTATCTGTCAATCAGTTAGTTCATATTCCTGGATTAGGGGATTTCCAGATGTCGGCGATATACGCACCGGAAGATCCGTACAAGATGCGAAAAAGCGATGAGATGTCTTCGGAGGAAATAAGATTGTTGGCCAAAGCTAATCCTCTTCAGCAAACCAGTTTACAAAGGGAAAATATCCCAGACGTGATGGATGCTGAACAGACATGGCCAACGGAGGAAGAAATTGAGGCATCTAAAAATGAGAATAAGAAAAAACTGGTCAAGAGAGTGCCGAAGGGCATGAGTGAATACCAAGCAGCTTGGATTCCAGATATCGAGGAAGTTTCTGAAGGCGATGAAGATGATGACGAAGACgatgatgaggatgaggatgaggatgaagaAGAGGATTACATGTCGTGCGAATCTGACACGGAGAGTAAGCTAGCGGAGACCGAGGAAAACGACGACGACGTCGAAGAATATGAGGAAATAAATATTTCGGAAGGACCAATTCCAGCGGATAAATATGACAATCAAATGGACCTGGATGAGGAAAAACGTACGTTGGCTAAGCTCCAAGCTGCAAAGGATgatgaaatttatccagatgAGGTTGATACACCGGCAAAGATTCCAGCGAAGGAACGATTCTGTAAATATCGCGGTCTAGAATCATTCCGAACCTCGCCTTGGGATGTGAAGGAAAATCTTCCATTGGATTATGCTAAggtatttcaatttaaaaattttgatcGTACAAAAAGGAGGATCATCAAAGAGTCGCAAGCACTTGACGCTGGTGACGCTATGCCGGGTTGGTATATTGAAATCCACATCCAAAATGTTCCCCAAGACTTGTGGAATACCTATATCTCCACTGGTGGTAATGACTACATTGTGCTGTATGGAATACTGCCCCATGAACACCAAAAGTCTGTTATGAACGTCTGTCTGAAACGGACGCCAAATTCTACAATCCCTATCAAATCCAAGGAACGACTAATTATTCAATGTGGATATCGTCGGTTCATTGTGAACCCTATATTCAGTCAACACACCAACGGGGACAAACATAAATATGAACGTTTCTTCCGACCTGGTATGACCGTGGTGGCAACGTTCTTCGCGCCAATTCAATTCCCTCCGTCGCCCGTCGTTTGTTTCCGTGAAAATCCGGACACATCGCTGGCAATGGTTGCCTCGGGAAGTGTAATCAATTGCACACCGGACCGGGTGGTTTTGAAGCGTGCTGTGCTGAGTGGACATCCATTCAAGATCCATCGGAAATTGGCCGTTATCCGATACATGTTCTTCAATCCGGATGATATCGAATACTTCAAACCTTGCAAGCTAAGAACTAAGCTTGGACGCGTGGGTCACATCAAGGAATCGCTGG GAACCCATGGCCACATGAAGTGTGTGTTTGACAGTCAACTGAAGTCGCACGATACAGTGTTATTGTATCTTTACAAACGTGTTTTTCCCAAATGGACCTATGAAGATTGCGTTGTCTCCTGCCCTTCAGGTGCTGGACCAAGCAGTAGTACTGGATCTGTCGTTAGCCTCAAAGAGGAAGAAGCAATGCAGGAGTAG
- the LOC129777353 gene encoding stomatin-like protein 2, mitochondrial, with translation MIRATTRLARAPLRGIAGVTAAGDISSGLLNRKFDNVLLQATHVRYKSTPINTVIMFVPQQEAWIVERMGKFHRILEPGLNVLLPIVDRVKYVQSLKEIAIDVPKQSAITSDNVTLSIDGVLYLRILNPYHASYGVEDPEFAITQLAQTTMRSELGKISLDKVFRERESLNISIVDSINKASEAWGISCLRYEIRDIKLPSRVHEAMQMQVEAERRKRAAILESEGVRTAEINVAEGKRQSRILASEAQKQEEINRANGEAAAVLAVADARAKGLKMVAESLLSKHGRDAASLTVAEKYVHAFENLAKKNNTLIVPSNASDVSSMVAQALQIYGNLSINNKEVHRKKPIEDISQETLDRRQVNKDETF, from the exons ATGATCCGTGCAACGACTCGATTAGCTCGCGCACCATTGAGGGGGATTGCCGGGGTTACGGCTGCCGGTGATATTTCATCA GGTTTATTGAACCGAAAGTTTGACAATGTGTTACTGCAAGCAACTCATGTGCGGTATAAGTCCACTCCTATCAATACAGTCATTATGTTTGTACCACAACAAGAG GCGTGGATCGTCGAGCGAATGGGAAAGTTCCATCGAATACTGGAACCCGGTTTGAACGTTCTGCTTCCCATTGTAGATCGAGTTAAATACGTACAAAGCCTTAAGGAAATTGCCATAGATGTTCCGAAGCAGTCCGCTATTACCTCAGACAACGTCACACTTAGCATCGATGGTGTTTTATATCTGCGAATCCTCAACCCTTATCATGCCTCCTATGGCGTCGAGGATCCAGAATTTGCCATTACTCAATTGGCTCAGACAACCATGAGATCTGAACTGGGCAAGATTTCGTTAGATAAAGTTTTCCGAGAGCGAGAGTCCCTCAACATTAGCATAGTTGATTCCATCAACAAGGCGTCCGAGGCGTGGGGTATCTCGTGTCTTCGATATGAAATACGTGACATAAAATTACCGAGTCGTGTTCACGAGGCTATGCAAATGCAAGTTGAAGCGGAGCGACGAAAACGGGCAGCTATTCTGGAATCCGAAGGTGTTCGCACTGCTGAAATTAACGTTGCCGAAGGAAAGAGACAGTCTCGAATTTTGGCCTCCGAGGCCCAAAAGCAAGAAGAAATAAATCGAGCCAATGGTGAAGCTGCTGCGGTTTTAGCAGTGGCTGATGCTCGTGCCAAGGGACTAAAGATGGTGGCGGAATCCCTGCTTTCGAAACACGGTCGTGATGCTGCTTCCTTGACCGTGGCTGAGAAATATGTACATGCATTTGAGAATCTAGcgaagaaaaataacacattgaTCGTTCCATCAAACGCTTCCGATGTGTCCTCAATGGTAGCCCAAGCTTTGCAGATATATGGCAATCTCTCGATAAATAATAAAGAGGTACATCGCAAAAAGCCTATAGAGGATATATCGCAAGAAACACTCGACCGAAGGCAAGTCAACAAGGACGAAACTTTTTGA
- the LOC129773070 gene encoding uncharacterized protein LOC129773070 translates to MKRVAGNSLGETVLMDLWATRLPPHAQAAVIASKGDAAEKTTIADAIVDSMGLRNIHAIDMKAQQTPSSSTHVADKPTQGTIEALHREIAQLSSKLEKIFSARGAGGYRGRSRSRSRGREKSTFVSRDKTPSDEQCWYHRVFGHDARQCRKPCSFGQPSSSGTASKQ, encoded by the coding sequence ATGAAGCGTGTTGCTGGAAATTCTCTCGGCGAGACGGTGCTGATGGATTTGTGGGCTACTAGACTGCCACCCCACGCTCAAGCTGCTGTGATCGCATCAAAGGGTGACGCCGCTGAGAAGACGACTATCGCGGATGCCATCGTCGATTCGATGGGTCTTCGTAACATCCACGCCATCGACATGAAGGCGCAGCAGACACCATCGTCATCAACACACGTGGCGGATAAACCAACGCAAGGCACCATCGAAGCCCTTCATCGTGAAATTGCACAGCTATCGAGCAaactcgaaaaaatattttctgcacGTGGTGCCGGCGGTTATCGAGGGCGATCGCGTTCACGCTCACGTGGTCGTGAAAAGTCAACATTCGTTTCCCGTGATAAAACGCCGTCGGATGAACAGTGCTGGTACCATCGTGTTTTTGGACATGACGCGCGGCAGTGTCGGAAACCGTGCTCATTCGGCCAGCCATCGTCGTCTGGCACAGCGAGCAAACAGTGA